The Quercus robur chromosome 7, dhQueRobu3.1, whole genome shotgun sequence genome has a segment encoding these proteins:
- the LOC126691653 gene encoding arginine biosynthesis bifunctional protein ArgJ, chloroplastic-like isoform X3, whose product MNNLCLYAPHSHCVSMMKLPPPPPLSAPKSQIWSSFSSSQREFKVRAVSTTGNIDASNYIPKAPIFLPEGPWKQIPGGVTAAEGFKAAGMYGGLRAKGEKPDLALVTCEVDATSAGAFTTNVVAAAPVLYCKKVLDISKTARAVLINAGQANAATGDAGYQDVIESANMLAELLQRRPEEVLIESTGVIGQRIKKEALLKSLPKLVALLSSSTEGADSAAVAITTTDLVSKSIAIESQVGGRTVRVGGMAKGSGMIHPNMATMLGVITTDALVTSDIWRKMVQISVNRSFNQITVDGDTSTNDTVIALASGLSGSTRIASIDSYEALQLQACLDAVMQGLAKSIAWDGEGATCLIEAAVYGRDPNWGRIAAAAGYAGISFHQNKLRVLLGDSLLMDAGEPQPFDRAAASNYLRKAGETHSTVKIHISVGDGLGSGQAWGCDLSYDYVKINAEYTT is encoded by the exons ATGAATAATCTGTGTCTATATGCTCCTCATTCTCACTGCGTCTCCATGATGAaactgccaccaccaccaccactaagTGCTCCAAAG TCACAGATTTGGAGCTCGTTTAGTTCGTCTCAGAGGGAATTCAAAGTACGTGCTGTTTCAACCACTGGGAATATTGACGCCTCCAATTACATTCCAAAGGCGCCGATTTTTCTCCCCGAAGGCCCATGGAAGCAG ATTCCTGGGGGAGTTACTGCCGCAGAGGGATTCAAAGCTGCCGGTATGTATGGCGGTTTGCGTGCTAAAGGCGAGAAACCTGACCTTGCCCTTGTCACTTGTGAGGTGGATGCCACATCTGCAG ggGCGTTCACAACGAATGTGGTTGCTGCTGCACCAGTGTTATACTGCAAGAAGGTGTTAGACATTTCAAAAACG GCACGTGCAGTGTTAATAAATGCTGGCCAAGCCAATGCAGCAACG GGTGATGCAGGATACCAGGATGTGATAGAATCTGCCAACATGCTTGCTGAG CTACTTCAAAGGAGACCAGAAGAAGTGTTGATTGAATCCACTGGTGTAATTGGTCAAAGAATAAAGAAG GAAGCGCTTTTAAAGTCACTTCCAAAACTAGTTGCTTTGCTCTCATCATCAACTGAGGG GGCAGATTCTGCAGCAGTGGCAATCACAACGACTGACCTTGTAAGCAAGAGCATTGCAATTGAATCTCAG GTTGGAGGGAGAACAGTAAGAGTTGGGGGAATGGCAAAAGGTTCTGGGATGATCCACCCAAATATGGCTACCATGCTTGGT GTAATAACAACTGATGCCCTGGTTACAAGTGATATTTGGAGAAAGATGGTGCAGATTTCTGTAAACAGGAGTTTCAACCAGATAACT GTAGATGGAGACACTAGTACCAATGATACTGTTATTGCTTTGGCTAGTGGGTTATCTGGATCAACCAGGATAGCTTCTATAGACAGTTACGAGGCATTGCAACTCCAAGCATGCCTTGATGCG gTAATGCAAGGTCTTGCCAAATCAATAGCTTGGGATGGAGAAGGAGCAACATGCTTAATAGAG GCTGCTGTATATGGCAGAGATCCAAATTGGGGGCGCATTGCTGCTGCTGCAGGCTATGCAGGGATTTCTTTCCACCAAAACAAGCTTCGAGTATTGCTAGGTGATAGTCTGCTCATGGATGCTGGGGAACCACAACCATTTGACCG GGCTGCAGCAAGTAACTATCTGAGGAAGGCTGGTGAAACCCACAGTACAGTTAAAATACATATATCAGTTG GTGATGGATTGGGAAGTGGGCAAGCTTGGGGATGTGATTTAAGTTATGATTATgtcaaaataaatgcagaatACACAACATAA
- the LOC126691653 gene encoding arginine biosynthesis bifunctional protein ArgJ, chloroplastic-like isoform X2, with amino-acid sequence MNNLCLYAPHSHCVSMMKLPPPPPLSAPKIWSSFSSSQREFKVRAVSTTGNIDASNYIPKAPIFLPEGPWKQIPGGVTAAEGFKAAGMYGGLRAKGEKPDLALVTCEVDATSAGAFTTNVVAAAPVLYCKKVLDISKTARAVLINAGQANAATGDAGYQDVIESANMLAELLQRRPEEVLIESTGVIGQRIKKEALLKSLPKLVALLSSSTEGADSAAVAITTTDLVSKSIAIESQVGGRTVRVGGMAKGSGMIHPNMATMLGVITTDALVTSDIWRKMVQISVNRSFNQITVDGDTSTNDTVIALASGLSGSTRIASIDSYEALQLQACLDAVMQGLAKSIAWDGEGATCLIEVSVAGADSEAEAAKIARSVASSSLVKAAVYGRDPNWGRIAAAAGYAGISFHQNKLRVLLGDSLLMDAGEPQPFDRAAASNYLRKAGETHSTVKIHISVGDGLGSGQAWGCDLSYDYVKINAEYTT; translated from the exons ATGAATAATCTGTGTCTATATGCTCCTCATTCTCACTGCGTCTCCATGATGAaactgccaccaccaccaccactaagTGCTCCAAAG ATTTGGAGCTCGTTTAGTTCGTCTCAGAGGGAATTCAAAGTACGTGCTGTTTCAACCACTGGGAATATTGACGCCTCCAATTACATTCCAAAGGCGCCGATTTTTCTCCCCGAAGGCCCATGGAAGCAG ATTCCTGGGGGAGTTACTGCCGCAGAGGGATTCAAAGCTGCCGGTATGTATGGCGGTTTGCGTGCTAAAGGCGAGAAACCTGACCTTGCCCTTGTCACTTGTGAGGTGGATGCCACATCTGCAG ggGCGTTCACAACGAATGTGGTTGCTGCTGCACCAGTGTTATACTGCAAGAAGGTGTTAGACATTTCAAAAACG GCACGTGCAGTGTTAATAAATGCTGGCCAAGCCAATGCAGCAACG GGTGATGCAGGATACCAGGATGTGATAGAATCTGCCAACATGCTTGCTGAG CTACTTCAAAGGAGACCAGAAGAAGTGTTGATTGAATCCACTGGTGTAATTGGTCAAAGAATAAAGAAG GAAGCGCTTTTAAAGTCACTTCCAAAACTAGTTGCTTTGCTCTCATCATCAACTGAGGG GGCAGATTCTGCAGCAGTGGCAATCACAACGACTGACCTTGTAAGCAAGAGCATTGCAATTGAATCTCAG GTTGGAGGGAGAACAGTAAGAGTTGGGGGAATGGCAAAAGGTTCTGGGATGATCCACCCAAATATGGCTACCATGCTTGGT GTAATAACAACTGATGCCCTGGTTACAAGTGATATTTGGAGAAAGATGGTGCAGATTTCTGTAAACAGGAGTTTCAACCAGATAACT GTAGATGGAGACACTAGTACCAATGATACTGTTATTGCTTTGGCTAGTGGGTTATCTGGATCAACCAGGATAGCTTCTATAGACAGTTACGAGGCATTGCAACTCCAAGCATGCCTTGATGCG gTAATGCAAGGTCTTGCCAAATCAATAGCTTGGGATGGAGAAGGAGCAACATGCTTAATAGAG GTAAGTGTGGCAGGTGCAGACAGTGAGGCTGAAGCAGCAAAGATTGCACGCTCAGtagcatcttcttcacttgttaAG GCTGCTGTATATGGCAGAGATCCAAATTGGGGGCGCATTGCTGCTGCTGCAGGCTATGCAGGGATTTCTTTCCACCAAAACAAGCTTCGAGTATTGCTAGGTGATAGTCTGCTCATGGATGCTGGGGAACCACAACCATTTGACCG GGCTGCAGCAAGTAACTATCTGAGGAAGGCTGGTGAAACCCACAGTACAGTTAAAATACATATATCAGTTG GTGATGGATTGGGAAGTGGGCAAGCTTGGGGATGTGATTTAAGTTATGATTATgtcaaaataaatgcagaatACACAACATAA
- the LOC126691651 gene encoding uncharacterized protein LOC126691651 isoform X1, producing MGEEGAVCLDVLTIGVSENENTTNELKRDYQYLLEDEAEPLFPNKKQAKEVSNEDIRSEVSNPNTCSPKQNGSSSVQEFTSQSLGLGNGNGSNNQVECGEVTSTCLGSNSSSSSDEALSHHDDNDTSHDADASASASGAVETSRVVMEIPKDVRSTGIRKITFKFSKRREDYDNQSYASVVSQPETNGVAIGMSYGVHFEQDYSTEMIDSGRVMVESTYGKEYLGPRKSGFGSSNNEFNVSEKVVPTNVKKLLATGILDGARVKYVSTSGKIELQGIINGGGYLCSCSSCDFSRVLSAYEFEQHAGVKTRHPNNHIYLENGRPIYSIIQELKTAPLSILDQVIKDSAGSSVNEEFFQLWKESLQQSDGKVESNRNYNRKLPPLLHSHMSYSSPAFEESVSPASCSFVQNNHFERKMYMKEAYEEQKYAMKKPNSYVSSSITQQKKTTDGGTRKRDNDLHRLLFMPNGLPDGAELAYYVKGQKILGGYKQGNGIVCGCCDREISPSQFEAHAGMAARRQPYRHIYISNGLTLHDIAISLASGQNLTTGGSDDMCAVCGDGGDLIACDRCPRSFHAACLDLECVPEGDWHCPNCIEKPGPGRKSAAGESSSLVRPIVIRLTRVVKAPESEYGGCVVCRAHDFSVAKFDERTVMLCDQCEREFHVGCLRDSGLCNLEELPKDKWFCCDDCDKIHVALQNSVSHGTETVPASLFNIINNKHVEKGLFIDGDANDVQWQIMSGKSRYPEHLPLLSTATSIFRECFDPIIAKSGRDLIPVMVYGRNISGQEFGGMYCVVLIVKSVVVSAGLLRIFGREVAELPLVATSREHQGKGYFQALFSCIERLLISMDVQNLVLPAAEDAESIWTKKLGFRKMSEERLSKYMREVQLTIFKGTAMLEKAVQQRME from the exons ATGGGAGAGGAAGGAGCAGTGTGTTTGGATGTACTGACAATTGGAGTCAGTGAAAACGAGAACACGACGAATGAGTTGAAGCGCGATTATCAGTATCTTCTAGAGGACGAGGCGGAACCATTGTTTCCAAACAAGAAGCAAGCGAAGGAGGTTTCGAACGAAGACATTCGGTCAGAAGTTTCGAACCCCAACACTTGTTCGCCAAAGCAGAACGGGTCTAGTAGTGTTCAGGAATTCACTAGCCAATCACTTGGACTTGGGAATGGGAATGGGAGTAACAACCAGGTGGAGTGCGGTGAAGTCACCTCCACATGTTTGGGAAGTAACTCGAGTTCGAGTTCAGACGAGGCATTGAGCCACCACGATGACAATGACACTTCTCACGACGCTGATGCCTCGGCCtctgcctccggtgctgttgaGACGTCCCGGGTTGTGATGGAAATTCCCAAGGACGTTCGGTCAACTGGAATAAGAAAAATTACGTTTAAGTTTAGTAAAAGAAGAGAGGACTATGATAACCAGTCGTATGCTTCGGTGGTGTCTCAGCCTGAGACTAATGGGGTTGCTATTGGCATGTCATATGGAGTCCATTTTGAACAAGATTATTCGACGGAGATGATTGATTCTGGTAGGGTCATGGTAGAAAGCACGTATGGGAAGGAGTACCTCGGACCAAGAAAATCGGGTTTTGGTAGTTCTAATAATGAGTTCAATGTGTCTGAGAAGGTTGTTCCTACGAATGTCAAGAAGCTGTTAGCTACTGGTATTCTTGATGGGGCTCGAGTGAAGTATGTTTCTACTTCGGGGAAG ATAGAGCTTCAGGGAATCATAAATGGTGGTGgatatttgtgttcttgttcatCTTGTGATTTTTCGAGA GTTTTAAGTGCCTATGAGTTTGAGCAGCATGCTGGTGTCAAGACCAGACATCCAAATAATCACATATACTTGGAGAATGGGAGGCCAATTTATAGTATTATACAAGAACTGAAGACTGCACCACTCAGCATACTTGATCAAGTGATAAAGGATTCGGCCGGATCATCTGTCAATGAGGAGTTCTTCCAGCTTTGGAAAG AAAGTCTTCAACAGAGTGATGGAAAGGTTGAATCCAATCGAAATTATAACCGCAAGCTTCCTCCGTTGCTTCATTCACATATGAG CTACTCCAGTCCAGCTTTTGAAGAAAGTGTTAGCCCTGCTTCATGTTCCTTTGTGCAGAACAACcattttgaaaggaaaatgtATATGAAAGAGGCCTATGAAGAGCAGAAATATGCAATGAAAAA ACCAAACTCCTATGTTTCTAGCTCAATTACACAACAGAAGAAAACTACTGATGGTGGCACTAGGAAAAG GGATAATGATCTACACCGGTTGCTTTTCATGCCAAATGGACTTCCAGATGGTGCTGAATTGGCTTACTATGTTAAAGGACAG AAAATATTAGGTGGCTACAAGCAGGGGAATGGTATTGTCTGTGGATGCTGTGACAGAGAG ATTAGCCCTTCACAGTTTGAAGCACATGCTGGAATGGCTGCCAGGCGTCAACC GTACCGCCACATCTATATCTCTAATGGTTTGACACTCCATGATATAGCTATTTCATTGGCAAGTGGACAAAACCTTACCACAGGTGGCAGTGATGATATGTGTGCAGTGTGTGGAGATGGGGGGGATTTGATTGCCTGTGATAGATGCCCACGGTCTTTTCATGCAG CTTGTTTGGATTTAGAGTGTGTTCCTGAAGGTGATTGGCATTGTCCAAATTGTATAGAAAAACCTGGCCCTGGCAGAAAATCTGCTGCTGGAGAATCCTCAAGTCTTGTGAGACCAATTGTTATACGGTTGACACGAGTTGTCAAAGCACCTGAATCTGAATATGGTGGTTGTGTTGTTTGCAG GGCTCATGATTTCAGCGTCGCTAAATTCGACGAGCGAACAGTTATGCTCTGTGACCAA TGTGAGAGGGAGTTCCATGTCGGATGTTTGCGAGACAGTGGGCTATGCAATTTAGAA GAACTCCCCAAGGATAAGTGGTTCTGCTGTGATGACTGTGATAAGATCCATGTGGCTCTACAGAATTCAGTTTCCCATGGAACAGAGACAGTTCCTGCTTCATTGTTTAACATAATAAACAACAAGCATGTAGAGAAAGGATTATTTATTGATGGGGATGCAAATGATGTTCAGTGGCAAATTATGAGTGGAAAAAGTCGCTATCCAGAGCATCTACCCTTGCTTTCAACAGCTACTTCTATTTTTCGA GAGTGTTTTGACCCTATTATTGCAAAATCGGGTCGTGATCTAATTCCTGTTATGGTCTACGG GAGAAATATATCTGGGCAAGAGTTTGGAGGAATGTATTGTGTTGTTTTAATTGTGAA GTCCGTTGTTGTATCAGCTGGTCTTCTCCGAATTTTTGGCAGAGAGGTCGCTGAGCTTCCTTTAGTGGCTACCAGTAGAGAACATCAAGGAAAA ggttaTTTCCAAGCATTGTTTTCATGTATAGAGAGGTTGCTGATTTCCATGGATGTGCAAAACCTGGTGCTCCCTGCTGCTGAGGATGCTGAGTCAATTTGGACAAAGAAATTAGGCTTCAGAAAGATGAGTGAGGAGAGA TTGTCGAAGTATATGAGGGAGGTCCAGCTGACAATTTTCAAGGGAACAGCAATGCTAGAGAAGGCTGTGCAGCAAAGAATGGAGTGA
- the LOC126691652 gene encoding organelle RRM domain-containing protein 2, mitochondrial, with the protein MAFVSGIRRVLGGGSSTASSILQSHYTSIRFNTTLTSPKLFISGLSRLTTDQKLQEAFSPFGQLVDAKVITDRATGRSKGFGFVSYATIEEAEKAREGMNAKFLDGWVIFVDPAKPREPRPPPQPQQEPSETGFRTNRTVGWCG; encoded by the exons ATGGCCTTCGTCTCTGGCATTCGACGCGTTCTTGGTGGAGGATCTTCCACTGCGTCTTCGATTCTTCAATCTCACTACACTTCCATTCGTTTCAATACTACTCTTACTTCCCCTAAGCTCTTTATCAGCG GTCTTTCCAGACTTACAACAGATCAAAAGCTTCAAGAGGCATTTTCTCCTTTTGGCCAGCTTGTTGATG CAAAAGTCATAACTGATAGAGCCACTGGAAGATCAAaggggtttgggtttgtttcaTATGCAACCATAGAAGAAGCTGAGAAGGCCAGAGAAGGAATGAATGCTAAGTTCTTGGATGGATGGGTTATTTTTGTTGACCCTGCCAAACCAAGGGAGCCCAGACCTCCACCTCAGCCACAGCAAGAGCCTTCCGAAACTGGTTTCAGAACAAACAGGACTGTTGGATGGTGTGGATGA
- the LOC126691651 gene encoding uncharacterized protein LOC126691651 isoform X2, producing the protein MGEEGAVCLDVLTIGVSENENTTNELKRDYQYLLEDEAEPLFPNKKQAKEVSNEDIRSEVSNPNTCSPKQNGSSSVQEFTSQSLGLGNGNGSNNQVECGEVTSTCLGSNSSSSSDEALSHHDDNDTSHDADASASASGAVETSRVVMEIPKDVRSTGIRKITFKFSKRREDYDNQSYASVVSQPETNGVAIGMSYGVHFEQDYSTEMIDSGRVMVESTYGKEYLGPRKSGFGSSNNEFNVSEKVVPTNVKKLLATGILDGARVKYVSTSGKIELQGIINGGGYLCSCSSCDFSRVLSAYEFEQHAGVKTRHPNNHIYLENGRPIYSIIQELKTAPLSILDQVIKDSAGSSVNEEFFQLWKESLQQSDGKVESNRNYNRKLPPLLHSHMSPAFEESVSPASCSFVQNNHFERKMYMKEAYEEQKYAMKKPNSYVSSSITQQKKTTDGGTRKRDNDLHRLLFMPNGLPDGAELAYYVKGQKILGGYKQGNGIVCGCCDREISPSQFEAHAGMAARRQPYRHIYISNGLTLHDIAISLASGQNLTTGGSDDMCAVCGDGGDLIACDRCPRSFHAACLDLECVPEGDWHCPNCIEKPGPGRKSAAGESSSLVRPIVIRLTRVVKAPESEYGGCVVCRAHDFSVAKFDERTVMLCDQCEREFHVGCLRDSGLCNLEELPKDKWFCCDDCDKIHVALQNSVSHGTETVPASLFNIINNKHVEKGLFIDGDANDVQWQIMSGKSRYPEHLPLLSTATSIFRECFDPIIAKSGRDLIPVMVYGRNISGQEFGGMYCVVLIVKSVVVSAGLLRIFGREVAELPLVATSREHQGKGYFQALFSCIERLLISMDVQNLVLPAAEDAESIWTKKLGFRKMSEERLSKYMREVQLTIFKGTAMLEKAVQQRME; encoded by the exons ATGGGAGAGGAAGGAGCAGTGTGTTTGGATGTACTGACAATTGGAGTCAGTGAAAACGAGAACACGACGAATGAGTTGAAGCGCGATTATCAGTATCTTCTAGAGGACGAGGCGGAACCATTGTTTCCAAACAAGAAGCAAGCGAAGGAGGTTTCGAACGAAGACATTCGGTCAGAAGTTTCGAACCCCAACACTTGTTCGCCAAAGCAGAACGGGTCTAGTAGTGTTCAGGAATTCACTAGCCAATCACTTGGACTTGGGAATGGGAATGGGAGTAACAACCAGGTGGAGTGCGGTGAAGTCACCTCCACATGTTTGGGAAGTAACTCGAGTTCGAGTTCAGACGAGGCATTGAGCCACCACGATGACAATGACACTTCTCACGACGCTGATGCCTCGGCCtctgcctccggtgctgttgaGACGTCCCGGGTTGTGATGGAAATTCCCAAGGACGTTCGGTCAACTGGAATAAGAAAAATTACGTTTAAGTTTAGTAAAAGAAGAGAGGACTATGATAACCAGTCGTATGCTTCGGTGGTGTCTCAGCCTGAGACTAATGGGGTTGCTATTGGCATGTCATATGGAGTCCATTTTGAACAAGATTATTCGACGGAGATGATTGATTCTGGTAGGGTCATGGTAGAAAGCACGTATGGGAAGGAGTACCTCGGACCAAGAAAATCGGGTTTTGGTAGTTCTAATAATGAGTTCAATGTGTCTGAGAAGGTTGTTCCTACGAATGTCAAGAAGCTGTTAGCTACTGGTATTCTTGATGGGGCTCGAGTGAAGTATGTTTCTACTTCGGGGAAG ATAGAGCTTCAGGGAATCATAAATGGTGGTGgatatttgtgttcttgttcatCTTGTGATTTTTCGAGA GTTTTAAGTGCCTATGAGTTTGAGCAGCATGCTGGTGTCAAGACCAGACATCCAAATAATCACATATACTTGGAGAATGGGAGGCCAATTTATAGTATTATACAAGAACTGAAGACTGCACCACTCAGCATACTTGATCAAGTGATAAAGGATTCGGCCGGATCATCTGTCAATGAGGAGTTCTTCCAGCTTTGGAAAG AAAGTCTTCAACAGAGTGATGGAAAGGTTGAATCCAATCGAAATTATAACCGCAAGCTTCCTCCGTTGCTTCATTCACATATGAG TCCAGCTTTTGAAGAAAGTGTTAGCCCTGCTTCATGTTCCTTTGTGCAGAACAACcattttgaaaggaaaatgtATATGAAAGAGGCCTATGAAGAGCAGAAATATGCAATGAAAAA ACCAAACTCCTATGTTTCTAGCTCAATTACACAACAGAAGAAAACTACTGATGGTGGCACTAGGAAAAG GGATAATGATCTACACCGGTTGCTTTTCATGCCAAATGGACTTCCAGATGGTGCTGAATTGGCTTACTATGTTAAAGGACAG AAAATATTAGGTGGCTACAAGCAGGGGAATGGTATTGTCTGTGGATGCTGTGACAGAGAG ATTAGCCCTTCACAGTTTGAAGCACATGCTGGAATGGCTGCCAGGCGTCAACC GTACCGCCACATCTATATCTCTAATGGTTTGACACTCCATGATATAGCTATTTCATTGGCAAGTGGACAAAACCTTACCACAGGTGGCAGTGATGATATGTGTGCAGTGTGTGGAGATGGGGGGGATTTGATTGCCTGTGATAGATGCCCACGGTCTTTTCATGCAG CTTGTTTGGATTTAGAGTGTGTTCCTGAAGGTGATTGGCATTGTCCAAATTGTATAGAAAAACCTGGCCCTGGCAGAAAATCTGCTGCTGGAGAATCCTCAAGTCTTGTGAGACCAATTGTTATACGGTTGACACGAGTTGTCAAAGCACCTGAATCTGAATATGGTGGTTGTGTTGTTTGCAG GGCTCATGATTTCAGCGTCGCTAAATTCGACGAGCGAACAGTTATGCTCTGTGACCAA TGTGAGAGGGAGTTCCATGTCGGATGTTTGCGAGACAGTGGGCTATGCAATTTAGAA GAACTCCCCAAGGATAAGTGGTTCTGCTGTGATGACTGTGATAAGATCCATGTGGCTCTACAGAATTCAGTTTCCCATGGAACAGAGACAGTTCCTGCTTCATTGTTTAACATAATAAACAACAAGCATGTAGAGAAAGGATTATTTATTGATGGGGATGCAAATGATGTTCAGTGGCAAATTATGAGTGGAAAAAGTCGCTATCCAGAGCATCTACCCTTGCTTTCAACAGCTACTTCTATTTTTCGA GAGTGTTTTGACCCTATTATTGCAAAATCGGGTCGTGATCTAATTCCTGTTATGGTCTACGG GAGAAATATATCTGGGCAAGAGTTTGGAGGAATGTATTGTGTTGTTTTAATTGTGAA GTCCGTTGTTGTATCAGCTGGTCTTCTCCGAATTTTTGGCAGAGAGGTCGCTGAGCTTCCTTTAGTGGCTACCAGTAGAGAACATCAAGGAAAA ggttaTTTCCAAGCATTGTTTTCATGTATAGAGAGGTTGCTGATTTCCATGGATGTGCAAAACCTGGTGCTCCCTGCTGCTGAGGATGCTGAGTCAATTTGGACAAAGAAATTAGGCTTCAGAAAGATGAGTGAGGAGAGA TTGTCGAAGTATATGAGGGAGGTCCAGCTGACAATTTTCAAGGGAACAGCAATGCTAGAGAAGGCTGTGCAGCAAAGAATGGAGTGA
- the LOC126691653 gene encoding arginine biosynthesis bifunctional protein ArgJ, chloroplastic-like isoform X1 translates to MNNLCLYAPHSHCVSMMKLPPPPPLSAPKSQIWSSFSSSQREFKVRAVSTTGNIDASNYIPKAPIFLPEGPWKQIPGGVTAAEGFKAAGMYGGLRAKGEKPDLALVTCEVDATSAGAFTTNVVAAAPVLYCKKVLDISKTARAVLINAGQANAATGDAGYQDVIESANMLAELLQRRPEEVLIESTGVIGQRIKKEALLKSLPKLVALLSSSTEGADSAAVAITTTDLVSKSIAIESQVGGRTVRVGGMAKGSGMIHPNMATMLGVITTDALVTSDIWRKMVQISVNRSFNQITVDGDTSTNDTVIALASGLSGSTRIASIDSYEALQLQACLDAVMQGLAKSIAWDGEGATCLIEVSVAGADSEAEAAKIARSVASSSLVKAAVYGRDPNWGRIAAAAGYAGISFHQNKLRVLLGDSLLMDAGEPQPFDRAAASNYLRKAGETHSTVKIHISVGDGLGSGQAWGCDLSYDYVKINAEYTT, encoded by the exons ATGAATAATCTGTGTCTATATGCTCCTCATTCTCACTGCGTCTCCATGATGAaactgccaccaccaccaccactaagTGCTCCAAAG TCACAGATTTGGAGCTCGTTTAGTTCGTCTCAGAGGGAATTCAAAGTACGTGCTGTTTCAACCACTGGGAATATTGACGCCTCCAATTACATTCCAAAGGCGCCGATTTTTCTCCCCGAAGGCCCATGGAAGCAG ATTCCTGGGGGAGTTACTGCCGCAGAGGGATTCAAAGCTGCCGGTATGTATGGCGGTTTGCGTGCTAAAGGCGAGAAACCTGACCTTGCCCTTGTCACTTGTGAGGTGGATGCCACATCTGCAG ggGCGTTCACAACGAATGTGGTTGCTGCTGCACCAGTGTTATACTGCAAGAAGGTGTTAGACATTTCAAAAACG GCACGTGCAGTGTTAATAAATGCTGGCCAAGCCAATGCAGCAACG GGTGATGCAGGATACCAGGATGTGATAGAATCTGCCAACATGCTTGCTGAG CTACTTCAAAGGAGACCAGAAGAAGTGTTGATTGAATCCACTGGTGTAATTGGTCAAAGAATAAAGAAG GAAGCGCTTTTAAAGTCACTTCCAAAACTAGTTGCTTTGCTCTCATCATCAACTGAGGG GGCAGATTCTGCAGCAGTGGCAATCACAACGACTGACCTTGTAAGCAAGAGCATTGCAATTGAATCTCAG GTTGGAGGGAGAACAGTAAGAGTTGGGGGAATGGCAAAAGGTTCTGGGATGATCCACCCAAATATGGCTACCATGCTTGGT GTAATAACAACTGATGCCCTGGTTACAAGTGATATTTGGAGAAAGATGGTGCAGATTTCTGTAAACAGGAGTTTCAACCAGATAACT GTAGATGGAGACACTAGTACCAATGATACTGTTATTGCTTTGGCTAGTGGGTTATCTGGATCAACCAGGATAGCTTCTATAGACAGTTACGAGGCATTGCAACTCCAAGCATGCCTTGATGCG gTAATGCAAGGTCTTGCCAAATCAATAGCTTGGGATGGAGAAGGAGCAACATGCTTAATAGAG GTAAGTGTGGCAGGTGCAGACAGTGAGGCTGAAGCAGCAAAGATTGCACGCTCAGtagcatcttcttcacttgttaAG GCTGCTGTATATGGCAGAGATCCAAATTGGGGGCGCATTGCTGCTGCTGCAGGCTATGCAGGGATTTCTTTCCACCAAAACAAGCTTCGAGTATTGCTAGGTGATAGTCTGCTCATGGATGCTGGGGAACCACAACCATTTGACCG GGCTGCAGCAAGTAACTATCTGAGGAAGGCTGGTGAAACCCACAGTACAGTTAAAATACATATATCAGTTG GTGATGGATTGGGAAGTGGGCAAGCTTGGGGATGTGATTTAAGTTATGATTATgtcaaaataaatgcagaatACACAACATAA